GACCTCAACGCCGGCTCGTGTGCGGGCCAGCCGCGACGCGCCGTCCGTCGGATGGGCGACCCGACGGCCGCGGTGCTGGGCGGACTGACCGTCGGCGCGCTGGAGACGGACACGCCGGTGACGCTGGCCGGCGGGACGCAGTTGCTCGCCGTCGCCGCGCTGGCTCGCCACGCCGACGCCGACGGCCGGCTCTCCCTCGCCACCACCTCCTTCATCGACGCCGACCCGAACGTGGACCTGTCTGCCGCCGCCGACGCCTTCGAGTTGGACGTGACCGTCACCGACCCCGGCTTCGATGAGAGCCACGTCGCCTTCGAGCGATACCTCGCCGGCGAGGCGAAGGAGGGTGTCGGGATGGGCGGTGCGCTCGCGGTGGCCGACGCTGCCGGCGTCCCAATGGCCGACGTGCGCGACGGCGTTATCTCGACCTACGAGCGGCTCCTCGGATAGCGAACAGCCGGCTGGGTACGCGCGACGCTACGCCGGGCTCCCGTCTCGGGCGTCGCGGGCGACTCGTTACATGGGGTCGCTGGCCTCGGCTTCTGATTTGAACCTTCGTGCAGTTGTTGTGTCTTCAGCGTCAGAGCCGTCAACTGAAGCCGACGCGATGTTGACACGCCTCTATTTGATGTTGCCAGCACCGCGACCGCTCGCTAGCCCGCGGCCTCCGGCCGCTCTCCCAACCCTCCCCCGGACCGCACACGCTCGCACGGCGAGCGGTGCGGTAGGCCACCGCAACGGTTGCCTGTGCGGTTGGCGTGGTCCGAGCGCGCCCTGTGCGCGAGAGTCAGCGCGAGGGATGAGCGACCGCAGGGAGCGAATCGGCTGGGGAGGCTCGTGGGCTGTGCCATCGGGTAGGACTGAAACGGGCGGGCGTGTCGCGCTTGCGTGGTTGACTCCGTGACCACTACCGGGAGAGCGACGCGCTCCCAGGCAGCCGGCGGTGGAACCGCCGGCACGCCCGCGACACGCCCGGGGTTTTCGATCCCGAAATGACAGAGCAGTCAGAGCAATCAGAGCCAGCAAACGAGACACCACACTCACATAAACAGACTCACGACCGAGCCACGACAGCCACGGCCGCAACGCCTCCAACCACGAGCGCGAACCAGTAGCTCATCACGCGATACACGAGCGCAATCGAGAGCGCGACAGCGTTCGACACCGGCGTGAGCGCGACCAACAGCGCGACGAGCGCGAGTTCGACGCCGCCCGTCCCGCCCGGCGACGGGGTCAGGCCGGCGAGCGTCGAGGCCGGAACGACGAACAGCACGAGCAGCGGGTCGATACCCGGGACAGCAAGCGTCTTGCCCGCGAAGTACAGCGGCAGGGCGAAGAACACCCAGCCGGCGTACGCGAAGACGACCGCGACGACGAGCGCGCGGCGGTCCTGTGCAATCCGGCCGAACGACTCGTACAGCTCGTCGATGCGGCGGGCGACCCCGTCGACGGAGAGCCGGCTCGTGATTCGAGTCACGGGCCGGACGAGTCTGAGCACGCCACCTCGGACGCGCTCGCGATATCGCCACGCCAGCCCGACGAGGACGGGAACGCCGACGGCCATCGCGAGTAGCCCCCACGCGAGTGACTGGGCCGCACCCGGGAGCGACGACTGTGCGAGCAGGACCGAGAGCCCGATAGCCGAGAAGGAGAAGAACGGGAGCAGATTCAGCAGGTCGGCGGTGACGACCGACGCGAGCGACTCCTCGTAGCTGGCCTCGGTGTCGCGCGAGAGCACGTACGCGATGAACGGCTCGCCGCCCGCCTGCC
This portion of the Halosegnis longus genome encodes:
- a CDS encoding lysylphosphatidylglycerol synthase transmembrane domain-containing protein, whose protein sequence is MDRSLPVDRETGWKILAGFAVAGIVLYVVASQFGLDEVVDTLAGADLRWLAVGCLSTTVCLVLWGKAWHVVLRVAGIDVPFRKLVGTYFAATFANYVTPLGQAGGEPFIAYVLSRDTEASYEESLASVVTADLLNLLPFFSFSAIGLSVLLAQSSLPGAAQSLAWGLLAMAVGVPVLVGLAWRYRERVRGGVLRLVRPVTRITSRLSVDGVARRIDELYESFGRIAQDRRALVVAVVFAYAGWVFFALPLYFAGKTLAVPGIDPLLVLFVVPASTLAGLTPSPGGTGGVELALVALLVALTPVSNAVALSIALVYRVMSYWFALVVGGVAAVAVVARS